The following proteins come from a genomic window of Dysidea avara chromosome 12, odDysAvar1.4, whole genome shotgun sequence:
- the LOC136239983 gene encoding MARCO-like protein isoform X15, translating into MGTDGPAKGFLRRFENVSKLWRLYFDNDQSTVVNGSQEGTVVNGSQQGTVVNGSQEGTVVNGSQQGTVVNGSQQGTVVNGSQQGIVCVNGSQQGTVVNGNQQGTVVNRSQQGTVVNGSQQGTVVNGSQQGTVVNGSQQGTVVNGSQQGTVVNGSQQGTVVNGSQEGTVVNGSQEGTVVNGSQQGTVVNGSQQGTGMLDGDTSQLRTDFSPLVVNGSQQSTVCVNGSQQGTVVNGNQQGTVVNRSQQGTVVNGSQQGTVVNGSQQGTVVNGSQEGTVVNGSQEGTVVNGSQEGTVGSRSRQGTVVNGSQQGTIVSGSQQGTARKKRKRRCGTCAGCRSDNCGRCKSCLKPTLKQACVKRLCLSMK; encoded by the exons ATAATGATCAGAGTACAG ttgtgaacggaagtcaggagggtacag ttgtgaacggaagtcagcagggtacag ttgtgaacggaagtcaagagggtacag ttgtgaacggaagtcagcagggtacag ttgtgaacggaagtcaacagggtacag ttgtgaacggaagccagCAGGGTATAG TGTGtgtgaacggaagtcagcagggtacag ttgtgaacggaaatcagcagggtacag ttgtgaacagaagtcagcagggtacag ttgtgaacggaagtcagcagggtacag ttgtgaacggaagtcaacagggtacag tagtgaacggaagccagcagggtacag ttgtgaacggaagtcaacagggtacag tagtgaacggaagccagcagggtacag ttgtgaacggaagtcaggagggtacag ttgtgaacggaagtcaagagggtacag ttgtgaacggaagtcagcagggtacag ttgtgaacggaagtcaacagggtacaggtatgttagatggtgatactagtcagttaagaacagatttttccccactagttgtgaacggaagccagCAGAGTACAG TGTGtgtgaacggaagtcagcagggtacag ttgtgaacggaaatcagcagggtacag ttgtgaacagaagtcagcagggtacag ttgtgaatggaagccagcagggtacag ttgtgaacggaagtcagcagggtacag ttgtgaacggaagtcaggagggtacag ttgtgaacggaagtcaagagggtacag ttgtgaatggAAGTCaggagggtacag TTGGTAGCAGAAGTcggcagggtacag ttgtgaacggaagtcagcagGGCACAA TTGTGAgcggaagtcagcagggtacag caagaaaaaaaagaaaacgcCGCTGCGGAACCTGTGCTGGCTGCAGATCAGATAACTGTGGGCGCTGCAAGTCCTGCTTAAAACCCACACTTAAGCAAGCGTGTGTTAAAAGACTATGTCTTTCTATGAAATAA
- the LOC136239983 gene encoding uncharacterized protein isoform X38 has product MGTDGPAKGFLRRFENVSKLWRLYFDNDQSTVVNGSQEGTVVNGSQEGTVVNGSQQGTVVNGSQQGTVVNGSQQGTVVNGSQQGTVVNGSQQGTVVNGSQQGTVVNGSQEGTGMLDGDTSQLTTEISPTSCERKSRGYSCERKSAGYSCERKSTGYSCERKPAEYSVCERKSAGYSCERKSAGYSCEQKSAGYSCEWKPAGYSCERKSAGYSCERKSGGYSCERKSRGYSCEWKSGGYRYVCEMVILDHYNRDFPVGSRSRQGTVVNGSQQGTIVNGSQQGTIVSGSQQGTARKKRKRRCGTCAGCRSDNCGRCKSCLKPTLKQACVKRLCLSMK; this is encoded by the exons ATAATGATCAGAGTACAG ttgtgaacggaagtcaggagggtacag ttgtgaacggaagtcaagagggtacag ttgtgaacggaagtcagcagggtacag ttgtgaacggaagtcagcagggtacag ttgtgaacggaagtcaacagggtacag tagtgaacggaagccagcagggtacag ttgtgaacggaagtcaacagggtacag tagtgaacggaagccagcagggtacag ttgtgaacggaagtcaggagggtacaggtatgttagatggtgatactagtcagttaacaacagagatttcccccactagttgtgaacggaagtcaagagggtacag ttgtgaacggaagtcagcagggtacag ttgtgaacggaagtcaacagggtacag ttgtgaacggaagccagCAGAGTACAG TGTGtgtgaacggaagtcagcagggtacag ttgtgaacggaaatcagcagggtacag ttgtgaacagaagtcagcagggtacag ttgtgaatggaagccagcagggtacag ttgtgaacggaagtcagcagggtacag ttgtgaacggaagtcaggagggtacag ttgtgaacggaagtcaagagggtacag ttgtgaatggAAGTCaggagggtacaggtatgtatgTGAGATGGTAATACTAGACCATTACAACAGAGATTTTCCAGTTGGTAGCAGAAGTcggcagggtacag TTGTGAATGGAAGTCAGCAGGGCACAA ttgtgaacggaagtcagcagGGCACAA TTGTGAgcggaagtcagcagggtacag caagaaaaaaaagaaaacgcCGCTGCGGAACCTGTGCTGGCTGCAGATCAGATAACTGTGGGCGCTGCAAGTCCTGCTTAAAACCCACACTTAAGCAAGCGTGTGTTAAAAGACTATGTCTTTCTATGAAATAA
- the LOC136239983 gene encoding uncharacterized protein isoform X24, producing MGTDGPAKGFLRRFENVSKLWRLYFDNDQSTVVNGSQEGTVVNGSQQGTVVNGSQQGIVCVNGSQQGTVVNGNQQGTVVNGSQQGTVVNGSQQGTVVNGSQQGTVVNGSQQGTVVNGSQQGTVVNGSQEGTGMLDGDTSQLTTEISPTSCERKSRGYSCERKSAGYSCERKSTGYSCERKPAEYSVCERKSAGYSCERKSAGYSCEQKSAGYSCEWKPAGYSCERKSAGYSCERKSGGYSCERKSRGYSCEWKSGGYRYVCEMVILDHYNRDFPVGSRSRQGTVVNGSQQGTIVNGSQQGTIVSGSQQGTARKKRKRRCGTCAGCRSDNCGRCKSCLKPTLKQACVKRLCLSMK from the exons ATAATGATCAGAGTACAG ttgtgaacggaagtcaggagggtacag ttgtgaacggaagtcaacagggtacag ttgtgaacggaagccagCAGGGTATAG TGTGtgtgaacggaagtcagcagggtacag ttgtgaacggaaatcagcagggtacag ttgtgaacggaagtcagcagggtacag ttgtgaacggaagtcaacagggtacag tagtgaacggaagccagcagggtacag ttgtgaacggaagtcaacagggtacag tagtgaacggaagccagcagggtacag ttgtgaacggaagtcaggagggtacaggtatgttagatggtgatactagtcagttaacaacagagatttcccccactagttgtgaacggaagtcaagagggtacag ttgtgaacggaagtcagcagggtacag ttgtgaacggaagtcaacagggtacag ttgtgaacggaagccagCAGAGTACAG TGTGtgtgaacggaagtcagcagggtacag ttgtgaacggaaatcagcagggtacag ttgtgaacagaagtcagcagggtacag ttgtgaatggaagccagcagggtacag ttgtgaacggaagtcagcagggtacag ttgtgaacggaagtcaggagggtacag ttgtgaacggaagtcaagagggtacag ttgtgaatggAAGTCaggagggtacaggtatgtatgTGAGATGGTAATACTAGACCATTACAACAGAGATTTTCCAGTTGGTAGCAGAAGTcggcagggtacag TTGTGAATGGAAGTCAGCAGGGCACAA ttgtgaacggaagtcagcagGGCACAA TTGTGAgcggaagtcagcagggtacag caagaaaaaaaagaaaacgcCGCTGCGGAACCTGTGCTGGCTGCAGATCAGATAACTGTGGGCGCTGCAAGTCCTGCTTAAAACCCACACTTAAGCAAGCGTGTGTTAAAAGACTATGTCTTTCTATGAAATAA
- the LOC136239983 gene encoding MARCO-like protein isoform X16, giving the protein MGTDGPAKGFLRRFENVSKLWRLYFDNDQSTVVNGSQEGTVVNGSQQGTVVNGSQEGTVVNGSQQGTVVNGSQQGTVVNGSQQGIVCVNGSQQGTVVNGNQQGTVVNRSQQGTVVNGSQQGTVVNGSQQGTVVNGSQQGTVVNGSQQGTVVNGSQQGTVVNGSQEGTVVNGSQEGTVVNGSQQGTVVNGSQQGTGMLDGDTSQLRTDFSPLVVNGSQQSTVCVNGSQQGTVVNGNQQGTVVNRSQQGTVVNGSQQGTVVNGSQQGTVVNGSQEGTVVNGSQEGTVGSRSRQGTVVNGSQQGTIVNGSQQGTIVSGSQQGTARKKRKRRCGTCAGCRSDNCGRCKSCLKPTLKQACVKRLCLSMK; this is encoded by the exons ATAATGATCAGAGTACAG ttgtgaacggaagtcaggagggtacag ttgtgaacggaagtcagcagggtacag ttgtgaacggaagtcaagagggtacag ttgtgaacggaagtcagcagggtacag ttgtgaacggaagtcaacagggtacag ttgtgaacggaagccagCAGGGTATAG TGTGtgtgaacggaagtcagcagggtacag ttgtgaacggaaatcagcagggtacag ttgtgaacagaagtcagcagggtacag ttgtgaacggaagtcagcagggtacag ttgtgaacggaagtcaacagggtacag tagtgaacggaagccagcagggtacag ttgtgaacggaagtcaacagggtacag tagtgaacggaagccagcagggtacag ttgtgaacggaagtcaggagggtacag ttgtgaacggaagtcaagagggtacag ttgtgaacggaagtcagcagggtacag ttgtgaacggaagtcaacagggtacaggtatgttagatggtgatactagtcagttaagaacagatttttccccactagttgtgaacggaagccagCAGAGTACAG TGTGtgtgaacggaagtcagcagggtacag ttgtgaacggaaatcagcagggtacag ttgtgaacagaagtcagcagggtacag ttgtgaatggaagccagcagggtacag ttgtgaacggaagtcagcagggtacag ttgtgaacggaagtcaggagggtacag ttgtgaatggAAGTCaggagggtacag TTGGTAGCAGAAGTcggcagggtacag TTGTGAATGGAAGTCAGCAGGGCACAA ttgtgaacggaagtcagcagGGCACAA TTGTGAgcggaagtcagcagggtacag caagaaaaaaaagaaaacgcCGCTGCGGAACCTGTGCTGGCTGCAGATCAGATAACTGTGGGCGCTGCAAGTCCTGCTTAAAACCCACACTTAAGCAAGCGTGTGTTAAAAGACTATGTCTTTCTATGAAATAA
- the LOC136239983 gene encoding uncharacterized protein isoform X31, giving the protein MGTDGPAKGFLRRFENVSKLWRLYFDNDQSTVVNGSQEGTVVNGSQQGTVVNGSQQGIVCVNGSQQGTVVNGSQQGTVVNGSQQGTVVNGSQQGTVVNGSQQGTVVNGSQQGTVVNGSQEGTGMLDGDTSQLTTEISPTSCERKSRGYSCERKSAGYSCERKSTGYSCERKPAEYSVCERKSAGYSCERKSAGYSCEQKSAGYSCEWKPAGYSCERKSAGYSCERKSGGYSCERKSRGYSCEWKSGGYRYVCEMVILDHYNRDFPVGSRSRQGTVVNGSQQGTIVNGSQQGTIVSGSQQGTARKKRKRRCGTCAGCRSDNCGRCKSCLKPTLKQACVKRLCLSMK; this is encoded by the exons ATAATGATCAGAGTACAG ttgtgaacggaagtcaggagggtacag ttgtgaacggaagtcaacagggtacag ttgtgaacggaagccagCAGGGTATAG TGTGtgtgaacggaagtcagcagggtacag ttgtgaacggaagtcagcagggtacag ttgtgaacggaagtcaacagggtacag tagtgaacggaagccagcagggtacag ttgtgaacggaagtcaacagggtacag tagtgaacggaagccagcagggtacag ttgtgaacggaagtcaggagggtacaggtatgttagatggtgatactagtcagttaacaacagagatttcccccactagttgtgaacggaagtcaagagggtacag ttgtgaacggaagtcagcagggtacag ttgtgaacggaagtcaacagggtacag ttgtgaacggaagccagCAGAGTACAG TGTGtgtgaacggaagtcagcagggtacag ttgtgaacggaaatcagcagggtacag ttgtgaacagaagtcagcagggtacag ttgtgaatggaagccagcagggtacag ttgtgaacggaagtcagcagggtacag ttgtgaacggaagtcaggagggtacag ttgtgaacggaagtcaagagggtacag ttgtgaatggAAGTCaggagggtacaggtatgtatgTGAGATGGTAATACTAGACCATTACAACAGAGATTTTCCAGTTGGTAGCAGAAGTcggcagggtacag TTGTGAATGGAAGTCAGCAGGGCACAA ttgtgaacggaagtcagcagGGCACAA TTGTGAgcggaagtcagcagggtacag caagaaaaaaaagaaaacgcCGCTGCGGAACCTGTGCTGGCTGCAGATCAGATAACTGTGGGCGCTGCAAGTCCTGCTTAAAACCCACACTTAAGCAAGCGTGTGTTAAAAGACTATGTCTTTCTATGAAATAA
- the LOC136239983 gene encoding uncharacterized protein isoform X12, producing the protein MGTDGPAKGFLRRFENVSKLWRLYFVVNGSQEGTVVNGSQQGTVVNGSQQGTVVNGSQQGIVCVNGSQQGTVVNGNQQGTVVNRSQQGTVVNGSQQGTVVNGSQQGTVVNGSQQGTVVNGSQQGTVVNGSQQGTVVNGSQEGTGMLDGDTSQLTTEISPTSCERKSRGYSCERKSAGYSCERKSTGYSCERKPAEYSVCERKSAGYSCERKSAGYSCEQKSAGYSCEWKPAGYSCERKSAGYSCERKSGGYSCERKSRGYSCEWKSGGYRYVCEMVILDHYNRDFPVGSRSRQGTVVNGSQQGTIVNGSQQGTIVSGSQQGTARKKRKRRCGTCAGCRSDNCGRCKSCLKPTLKQACVKRLCLSMK; encoded by the exons ttgtgaacggaagtcaagagggtacag ttgtgaacggaagtcagcagggtacag ttgtgaacggaagtcaacagggtacag ttgtgaacggaagccagCAGGGTATAG TGTGtgtgaacggaagtcagcagggtacag ttgtgaacggaaatcagcagggtacag ttgtgaacagaagtcagcagggtacag ttgtgaacggaagtcagcagggtacag ttgtgaacggaagtcaacagggtacag tagtgaacggaagccagcagggtacag ttgtgaacggaagtcaacagggtacag tagtgaacggaagccagcagggtacag ttgtgaacggaagtcaggagggtacaggtatgttagatggtgatactagtcagttaacaacagagatttcccccactagttgtgaacggaagtcaagagggtacag ttgtgaacggaagtcagcagggtacag ttgtgaacggaagtcaacagggtacag ttgtgaacggaagccagCAGAGTACAG TGTGtgtgaacggaagtcagcagggtacag ttgtgaacggaaatcagcagggtacag ttgtgaacagaagtcagcagggtacag ttgtgaatggaagccagcagggtacag ttgtgaacggaagtcagcagggtacag ttgtgaacggaagtcaggagggtacag ttgtgaacggaagtcaagagggtacag ttgtgaatggAAGTCaggagggtacaggtatgtatgTGAGATGGTAATACTAGACCATTACAACAGAGATTTTCCAGTTGGTAGCAGAAGTcggcagggtacag TTGTGAATGGAAGTCAGCAGGGCACAA ttgtgaacggaagtcagcagGGCACAA TTGTGAgcggaagtcagcagggtacag caagaaaaaaaagaaaacgcCGCTGCGGAACCTGTGCTGGCTGCAGATCAGATAACTGTGGGCGCTGCAAGTCCTGCTTAAAACCCACACTTAAGCAAGCGTGTGTTAAAAGACTATGTCTTTCTATGAAATAA
- the LOC136239983 gene encoding uncharacterized protein isoform X45, translating to MGTDGPAKGFLRRFENVSKLWRLYFVVNGSQEGTVVNGSQQGTVVNGSQQGTVVNGSQQGTVVNGSQQGTVVNGSQEGTGMLDGDTSQLTTEISPTSCERKSRGYSCERKSAGYSCERKSTGYSCERKPAEYSVCERKSAGYSCERKSAGYSCEQKSAGYSCEWKPAGYSCERKSAGYSCERKSGGYSCERKSRGYSCEWKSGGYRYVCEMVILDHYNRDFPVGSRSRQGTVVNGSQQGTIVNGSQQGTIVSGSQQGTARKKRKRRCGTCAGCRSDNCGRCKSCLKPTLKQACVKRLCLSMK from the exons ttgtgaacggaagtcaagagggtacag ttgtgaacggaagtcagcagggtacag tagtgaacggaagccagcagggtacag ttgtgaacggaagtcaacagggtacag tagtgaacggaagccagcagggtacag ttgtgaacggaagtcaggagggtacaggtatgttagatggtgatactagtcagttaacaacagagatttcccccactagttgtgaacggaagtcaagagggtacag ttgtgaacggaagtcagcagggtacag ttgtgaacggaagtcaacagggtacag ttgtgaacggaagccagCAGAGTACAG TGTGtgtgaacggaagtcagcagggtacag ttgtgaacggaaatcagcagggtacag ttgtgaacagaagtcagcagggtacag ttgtgaatggaagccagcagggtacag ttgtgaacggaagtcagcagggtacag ttgtgaacggaagtcaggagggtacag ttgtgaacggaagtcaagagggtacag ttgtgaatggAAGTCaggagggtacaggtatgtatgTGAGATGGTAATACTAGACCATTACAACAGAGATTTTCCAGTTGGTAGCAGAAGTcggcagggtacag TTGTGAATGGAAGTCAGCAGGGCACAA ttgtgaacggaagtcagcagGGCACAA TTGTGAgcggaagtcagcagggtacag caagaaaaaaaagaaaacgcCGCTGCGGAACCTGTGCTGGCTGCAGATCAGATAACTGTGGGCGCTGCAAGTCCTGCTTAAAACCCACACTTAAGCAAGCGTGTGTTAAAAGACTATGTCTTTCTATGAAATAA
- the LOC136239983 gene encoding MARCO-like protein isoform X6 has translation MGTDGPAKGFLRRFENVSKLWRLYFDNDQSTVVNGSQEGTVVNGSQQGTVVNGSQEGTVVNGSQQGTVVNGSQQGTVVNGSQQGIVCVNGSQQGTVVNGNQQGTVVNRSQQGTVVNGSQQGTVVNGSQQGTVVNGSQQGTVVNGSQQGTVVNGSQQGTVVNGSQEGTVVNGSQEGTVVNGSQQGTVVNGSQQGTGMLDGDTSQLRTDFSPLVVNGSQQSTVCVNGSQQGTVVNGNQQGTVVNRSQQGTVVNGSQQGTVVNGSQQGTVVNGSQEGTVVNGSQEGTVVNGSQEGTVGSRSRQGTVVNGSQQGTIVNGSQQGTIVSGSQQGTARKKRKRRCGTCAGCRSDNCGRCKSCLKPTLKQACVKRLCLSMK, from the exons ATAATGATCAGAGTACAG ttgtgaacggaagtcaggagggtacag ttgtgaacggaagtcagcagggtacag ttgtgaacggaagtcaagagggtacag ttgtgaacggaagtcagcagggtacag ttgtgaacggaagtcaacagggtacag ttgtgaacggaagccagCAGGGTATAG TGTGtgtgaacggaagtcagcagggtacag ttgtgaacggaaatcagcagggtacag ttgtgaacagaagtcagcagggtacag ttgtgaacggaagtcagcagggtacag ttgtgaacggaagtcaacagggtacag tagtgaacggaagccagcagggtacag ttgtgaacggaagtcaacagggtacag tagtgaacggaagccagcagggtacag ttgtgaacggaagtcaggagggtacag ttgtgaacggaagtcaagagggtacag ttgtgaacggaagtcagcagggtacag ttgtgaacggaagtcaacagggtacaggtatgttagatggtgatactagtcagttaagaacagatttttccccactagttgtgaacggaagccagCAGAGTACAG TGTGtgtgaacggaagtcagcagggtacag ttgtgaacggaaatcagcagggtacag ttgtgaacagaagtcagcagggtacag ttgtgaatggaagccagcagggtacag ttgtgaacggaagtcagcagggtacag ttgtgaacggaagtcaggagggtacag ttgtgaacggaagtcaagagggtacag ttgtgaatggAAGTCaggagggtacag TTGGTAGCAGAAGTcggcagggtacag TTGTGAATGGAAGTCAGCAGGGCACAA ttgtgaacggaagtcagcagGGCACAA TTGTGAgcggaagtcagcagggtacag caagaaaaaaaagaaaacgcCGCTGCGGAACCTGTGCTGGCTGCAGATCAGATAACTGTGGGCGCTGCAAGTCCTGCTTAAAACCCACACTTAAGCAAGCGTGTGTTAAAAGACTATGTCTTTCTATGAAATAA
- the LOC136239983 gene encoding MARCO-like protein isoform X13, translating to MGTDGPAKGFLRRFENVSKLWRLYFDNDQSTVVNGSQEGTVVNGSQQGTVVNGSQEGTVVNGSQQGTVVNGSQQGTVVNGSQQGIVCVNGSQQGTVVNGNQQGTVVNRSQQGTVVNGSQQGTVVNGSQQGTVVNGSQQGTVVNGSQQGTVVNGSQQGTVVNGSQEGTVVNGSQEGTVVNGSQQGTVVNGSQQGTGMLDGDTSQLRTDFSPLVVNGSQQSTVCVNGSQQGTVVNGNQQGTVVNRSQQGTVVNGSQQGTVVNGSQQGTVVNGSQEGTVVNGSQEGTVVNGSQEGTVGSRSRQGTVVNGSQQGTIVSGSQQGTARKKRKRRCGTCAGCRSDNCGRCKSCLKPTLKQACVKRLCLSMK from the exons ATAATGATCAGAGTACAG ttgtgaacggaagtcaggagggtacag ttgtgaacggaagtcagcagggtacag ttgtgaacggaagtcaagagggtacag ttgtgaacggaagtcagcagggtacag ttgtgaacggaagtcaacagggtacag ttgtgaacggaagccagCAGGGTATAG TGTGtgtgaacggaagtcagcagggtacag ttgtgaacggaaatcagcagggtacag ttgtgaacagaagtcagcagggtacag ttgtgaacggaagtcagcagggtacag ttgtgaacggaagtcaacagggtacag tagtgaacggaagccagcagggtacag ttgtgaacggaagtcaacagggtacag tagtgaacggaagccagcagggtacag ttgtgaacggaagtcaggagggtacag ttgtgaacggaagtcaagagggtacag ttgtgaacggaagtcagcagggtacag ttgtgaacggaagtcaacagggtacaggtatgttagatggtgatactagtcagttaagaacagatttttccccactagttgtgaacggaagccagCAGAGTACAG TGTGtgtgaacggaagtcagcagggtacag ttgtgaacggaaatcagcagggtacag ttgtgaacagaagtcagcagggtacag ttgtgaatggaagccagcagggtacag ttgtgaacggaagtcagcagggtacag ttgtgaacggaagtcaggagggtacag ttgtgaacggaagtcaagagggtacag ttgtgaatggAAGTCaggagggtacag TTGGTAGCAGAAGTcggcagggtacag TTGTGAATGGAAGTCAGCAGGGCACAA TTGTGAgcggaagtcagcagggtacag caagaaaaaaaagaaaacgcCGCTGCGGAACCTGTGCTGGCTGCAGATCAGATAACTGTGGGCGCTGCAAGTCCTGCTTAAAACCCACACTTAAGCAAGCGTGTGTTAAAAGACTATGTCTTTCTATGAAATAA
- the LOC136239983 gene encoding uncharacterized protein isoform X23: protein MGTDGPAKGFLRRFENVSKLWRLYFDNDQSTVVNGSQQGTVVNGSQEGTVCVNGSQQGTVVNGNQQGTVVNRSQQGTVVNGSQQGTVVNGSQQGTVVNGSQQGTVVNGSQQGTVVNGSQQGTVVNGSQEGTGMLDGDTSQLTTEISPTSCERKSRGYSCERKSAGYSCERKSTGYSCERKPAEYSVCERKSAGYSCERKSAGYSCEQKSAGYSCEWKPAGYSCERKSAGYSCERKSGGYSCERKSRGYSCEWKSGGYRYVCEMVILDHYNRDFPVGSRSRQGTVVNGSQQGTIVNGSQQGTIVSGSQQGTARKKRKRRCGTCAGCRSDNCGRCKSCLKPTLKQACVKRLCLSMK, encoded by the exons ATAATGATCAGAGTACAG ttgtgaacggaagtcagcagggtacag ttgtgaacggaagtcaagagggtacag TGTGtgtgaacggaagtcagcagggtacag ttgtgaacggaaatcagcagggtacag ttgtgaacagaagtcagcagggtacag ttgtgaacggaagtcagcagggtacag ttgtgaacggaagtcaacagggtacag tagtgaacggaagccagcagggtacag ttgtgaacggaagtcaacagggtacag tagtgaacggaagccagcagggtacag ttgtgaacggaagtcaggagggtacaggtatgttagatggtgatactagtcagttaacaacagagatttcccccactagttgtgaacggaagtcaagagggtacag ttgtgaacggaagtcagcagggtacag ttgtgaacggaagtcaacagggtacag ttgtgaacggaagccagCAGAGTACAG TGTGtgtgaacggaagtcagcagggtacag ttgtgaacggaaatcagcagggtacag ttgtgaacagaagtcagcagggtacag ttgtgaatggaagccagcagggtacag ttgtgaacggaagtcagcagggtacag ttgtgaacggaagtcaggagggtacag ttgtgaacggaagtcaagagggtacag ttgtgaatggAAGTCaggagggtacaggtatgtatgTGAGATGGTAATACTAGACCATTACAACAGAGATTTTCCAGTTGGTAGCAGAAGTcggcagggtacag TTGTGAATGGAAGTCAGCAGGGCACAA ttgtgaacggaagtcagcagGGCACAA TTGTGAgcggaagtcagcagggtacag caagaaaaaaaagaaaacgcCGCTGCGGAACCTGTGCTGGCTGCAGATCAGATAACTGTGGGCGCTGCAAGTCCTGCTTAAAACCCACACTTAAGCAAGCGTGTGTTAAAAGACTATGTCTTTCTATGAAATAA